AAGGCGCTCAGGGGTATTCTTTCTGGCCTGGAGGGGAGCCCTCCAGCTCCCATCCCCTCTGCCATTTTCCAGGAGACGCTGGTAAGCCTGGCAGGGCTCCTGGTCAGCCTCTTGATGCTTCCCCTGGTGTCAGATTGCCCTAGGTAAGCCGGGAccaagggcagggaggaggcGCCCCGCTGGGCCTCTGCTCCTATTGACCACCTCACTCTGTCACCCCAGCTTAAGCCTTGGCTGCTTCTTCCTCCTCACTGCCCTCCACATCTATGCCAACTACCGGGCAGTCCGGGCCCTTGTCATAGAGACCTTGAACGAAGGCCGGCTCTGGCTGGTCCTGAAGCACTTCCTTCAGCGGGGAGAGGTACTTGGCCCCGCTTCAGCCAATCAGATGGAACCGCTGTGGACAGGTGAGCCAGCCCCTCGGTTTCAAGTTTCCTATGTCTCCCCCTGCCTGGGCCTCCTGACTCCAGCTTCCCACAGGTTTCTGGCCATCTCTGTCTCTATCCCTGGGGGTCCCCCTACACCGTGTGACTTCCAGGTGAGTGGCCCAGCATCTCCCACCCATCACCACggtcaccccctccccacacgGGCTCCCTGTTCTGATCATACACTGGCCTCCCCCAACCAAGCCCCACCTCTCTGGTTCTCTGTTTCCACCGAACAGACTTGGGGGTCAGTGTGGGTGCTTGAGGGCAGCAGGTGTATGACATGAAGTAGATATAAGGGATCTTATATTTGTTGgatgcaggaagaaaggaagggttgATGCGGGGGAGGGGTAACGGCTGAGGGCTGGATGGCAAGGAGGTGCAGGACAGTTAGGGTTAACAGTTAGGTGGCTCTGCAGTTGACTGGGTGGTCGCTGCTGCCTTTGTCCTCTCCTCCCGCACTGCACGCTCTTCTCTCCTTCAGTGTCTTTGAGCTGCAAAAGCTGGTTGAGGGGCACCAAGAACCCTACCTCCTTCGCTGGGACCGGTCACAAAGTAAGTGTGCCGCGTTCCCCCAGCTTCCGACTCACCCTCCCGGGCTCAGCCCCTCattcctccagccccagggccccAAGCCCTGGACACGCGCTGGACAGTTTGGAGTCTGCCTAGTGTCCTGAAGGGAGCTCTAGACTAAGACTGGATGCATTCAGCTTATAGCTACATGCCCCAGTGAAGTTCCCTTTACCCCTCTGTAAAATGGCGCTAACTATACCTGCCTTATTAGCTGCAGGGTTTTCATGAGGATCAAATAAGGTGACTATGTAAAAGCACCTTGTACATTGCAGCACACTCAGATGAGGTTAAGACCTTTGGTTATCCCTGAGGAACCACCTTCCTCTCCTGTCCGGGGTCACCTCTTGCGGAAACATGTACTAAAGTTTACTGGTCTGCTGGTCGTGTGTTAAAAGCTGCTTATTCTCACTAGCCATTAAAGACGAGCAAAATAAACCCACCTCAGGGAGCTGCTCTGAAGTTGTATCTTAGAAATTACTTGGCCAGAGCACTGGGGAGCAACATGAGATGAAGTTGGAAAGGAAAGGGTGAGAGATGGCCTTTCATGCCAGGCCAAGGCCTTTGGGCCAGACAGGGATGAAGCAGGCTGGTAGGCCTGAGAGTGTCTGGGGACGTGGCCCTTCCCTGGTACCAGTCTGTCCCTGGGTCTCTCCAGACCAGGTACAGGTTGTCCTGAGCCAGATGGCAGGCCCTGAGACCATTCTGAGGGCTGCCACTCACGGACTGGTGCTTGGAGCCCTGCAGGGAGATGGAGCCCTCCCAGGAGAGCTGGAGGGACTGAGGAACCGAGTACGGGCTGGTAAGCGCCTCACAATCTAGGCTGCTTCTGACTCAAAGCggggtggagagaggaaggaccctGTTCGGCTTGGGGAACCCAAGAGCTTCTGGTTCTTCACCCCACTCCAGGTCCTGAGAAAGAGAGCTGCGTCATCGTCAGGGAGACCCACCAAGTGTTGGACAAGCTATTTCCAAAGTTCTTGAAAGGTAATATCCTTCTGCTTCATGGCTCCTAGGCCTTCTCCCAGAGGGCCTGcctacccccatccccaccccttcaCCTAGAGGGTGGAAGACCTGGGTTTCTCTCTGTGATCTCAagtctggacctcagtttccctgtctgcagGATGGGGAGGTTAGGATGGTCTCTGAGGCGCTGTCAGTGTTGACAGACTATGAATCCCAGTTGGCATTGGAGAAtggtgggcggggggtggggtaaGGCTCACAGATTACTGACGATGCTCTTTCATTTAGCACCTACTCCATTCTGGTCCTTTTTCATGTGCTGCTCAATGAATTCTTGCTACAACCAGATGAGGTTTTAGGCTCATTTTATGCCAGAGATTACCCAGCAGAGGCAAGGGGAACCTGAGCAGTACACCCAGCCCGTgctgctccttccccctccccagggtcaGCCCAGAGTCTCCTCCCCAGCAGTATCCCTATGCCCTCTCCCCAGGGTCAGCCCAGAGTCTCCTCCCCAGCAGTATCCCTATGCCCTCTCCCCAGGGGCAGCCCAGAGTCTCCTCCCCAGCAGTATCCCTATGCCCTCTCCCCAGGGGCAGCCCAGAGTCTCCTCCCCAGCAGTATCCCTATGCCCTCTCCCCAGGGGCAGCCCAGAGTCTCCTCCCCAGGGGTATCCCtatgccccctccccaggggcagCCCAGAGTCTCCTCCCCAGCAGTATCCCTATGCGCTATCCCCAGGACTGCAGGATGCGGGCTGGAGGACTGAGAATCACCAGCTAGAGGTGGATGAGTGGAGGGCCACATGGCTCCTGTGTCCAGAAAAGAAGCTCTTGTGAGCAGCCCAGCCAGAGGCCCAGGTCCCAGGACAGGAGCCTGGAGCAAGGACACTTTGGCCACAGCAGGACCTGGGAAAGGCAGCTTTATTTTTGCTTAGGGGCACCGGTGTGGCCATTTGGCCAAGGAAGTGACTACCAATCAGATGGACTGGGCCCTAGGCAGAGACAAGGTGGAGAGAAGGGGTACCAGGGCCTTCCCCCGCActctcctgccccaggccctTCTCACCATTGcaggctccccacccccacttgcTGCAAGGCTGTGGCTCATGGCATCCGACACAGTTGACCTCAGGCATAAAAGCCCCAGAGGAATGTGGCCACGGCCATCATGAGCAGGGCATTGAGGTTGACGACTCGGGCCCAGCTTGGGTCCTCACTGATGTCCTCCAGTCGCCTGGCTGCGGCAGCCATCTCCTCCTGGGTAGGGCGTGGGGGActgcctgccccagccctgctcatTCCACAGAACCAGAGCAGGCACTGGCGGAACAGGCCTGGTGCTGGGGATGGGGGCTCTGGGAGAAATTGCAGCCGTACAGTTAGTCTGCTCCCCCAGCTCCCCCGCCCCAACTCCCCGGGCAGTGCCTTACCCTCCATCTCCACCGCGTGCTCAGGGCGCCCGTTCTGTACAGGGGCTGAGGTTGGACCTTCTAGCTCCTCAGCATCCAGGTCCTCGCGCTCCTCCTTGCTGTACCGGAGACTGAAAACCAGGCGGTGGAGCTGGGGAAGGGTGGGAGCAGGGACCAAGTGGGAGTGCTGTTC
This genomic stretch from Globicephala melas chromosome 15, mGloMel1.2, whole genome shotgun sequence harbors:
- the RUSF1 gene encoding RUS family member 1 isoform X4 codes for the protein MSPGVSPHCAPSSSAPGRPGAAAPPPTGACSGRPGGGAGGGSLGPSQRNREDEMGAKVWLPGRPSHLFPGSWLSSCLRASPIASARTICPTSCGIPCRLFADILNDVAMFLEIMAPIFPICFTMTICISNLAKCIVGVAGGATRAALTMHQARRNNMADVSAKDGSQETLVSLAGLLVSLLMLPLVSDCPSLSLGCFFLLTALHIYANYRAVRALVIETLNEGRLWLVLKHFLQRGEVLGPASANQMEPLWTGFWPSLSLSLGVPLHRVTSSVFELQKLVEGHQEPYLLRWDRSQNQVQVVLSQMAGPETILRAATHGLVLGALQGDGALPGELEGLRNRVRAGPEKESCVIVRETHQVLDKLFPKFLKGLQDAGWRTENHQLEVDEWRATWLLCPEKKLL
- the RUSF1 gene encoding RUS family member 1 isoform X1, with the translated sequence MAHVARSEPPLCSEQFGSGTARGCCAAADGSLQWEAWGRRWWGFSGAFTTKPGGRDGGESVAPGTAVPPLSRLLAVFLPQGFPDSVSPDYLPYQLWDSVQAFASSLSGSLATHAVLLGIGVGNAKASVSAATATWLVKDSTGMLGRIIFAWWMGSKMDCNAKQWRLFADILNDVAMFLEIMAPIFPICFTMTICISNLAKCIVGVAGGATRAALTMHQARRNNMADVSAKDGSQETLVSLAGLLVSLLMLPLVSDCPSLSLGCFFLLTALHIYANYRAVRALVIETLNEGRLWLVLKHFLQRGEVLGPASANQMEPLWTGFWPSLSLSLGVPLHRVTSSVFELQKLVEGHQEPYLLRWDRSQNQVQVVLSQMAGPETILRAATHGLVLGALQGDGALPGELEGLRNRVRAGPEKESCVIVRETHQVLDKLFPKFLKGLQDAGWRTENHQLEVDEWRATWLLCPEKKLL
- the RUSF1 gene encoding RUS family member 1 isoform X2, whose translation is MAHVARSEPPLCSEQFGSGTARGCCAAADGSLQWEAWGRRWWGFSGAFTTKPGGRDGGESVAPGTAVPPLSRLLAVFLPQGFPDSVSPDYLPYQLWDSVQAFASSLSGSLATHAVLLGIGVGNAKASVSAATATWLVKDSTGMLGRIIFAWWMGLFADILNDVAMFLEIMAPIFPICFTMTICISNLAKCIVGVAGGATRAALTMHQARRNNMADVSAKDGSQETLVSLAGLLVSLLMLPLVSDCPSLSLGCFFLLTALHIYANYRAVRALVIETLNEGRLWLVLKHFLQRGEVLGPASANQMEPLWTGFWPSLSLSLGVPLHRVTSSVFELQKLVEGHQEPYLLRWDRSQNQVQVVLSQMAGPETILRAATHGLVLGALQGDGALPGELEGLRNRVRAGPEKESCVIVRETHQVLDKLFPKFLKGLQDAGWRTENHQLEVDEWRATWLLCPEKKLL